In one window of Episyrphus balteatus chromosome 3, idEpiBalt1.1, whole genome shotgun sequence DNA:
- the LOC129916893 gene encoding transcription factor cwo isoform X1 translates to MEPYWEANRKTPHSMKYESEAAVSSFPYCRESSLNFSTSATAYSEDDAEYGIGRRNKTSRQDPLSHRIIEKRRRDRMNSCLADLSRLIPPQYQRKGRGRIEKTEIIEMAIRHLKHLQSECEQKENEYRLGYTDCMKEAAKFLCDSQMQEFCYRMLTRLQEHCDETLLKNNYSKGRCHPDNISATSDSPHNGCHPTHLSQLRDILASDVEHSSSIDHNDIKDLSFRCSHSHQTPLITSTAPPSLHHDSSNHDFEWSREPLIHSETANMHSPPPNPNNSDDNLLIQAARMRNFSESSHDIEHNNNYKYKNHIKERFNQDHLHDETSSEHCTPTHIQSDLSDHSKDDIEIESSMDKKRKTENGEVIRVPAATTAPSEIKELSFSNIKSELSNNSTTLIVTAKHPLIPSTPLPSRPFTVPIFALHGQGTYYVPLNIDYNSLRPCLNGIDLLEKSCVPMPALHPININVDFAPARHQINKTKIEANGNGW, encoded by the exons TGAAGCAGCAGTATCCAGTTTTCCTTATTGCCGTGAAtctagtttaaatttttcaacatcAGCGACAGCGTACAGTGAGGACGATGCAGAGTACGGAATCGGAAGACGAAACAAAACGTCGAGG CAAGACCCACTTTCACATAGAATAATTGAAAAGAGACGACGCGATAGAATGAATTCTTGTCTAGCTGATTTATCTCGACTTATTCCACCACAATATCAGCGAAAAGGTCGTGGCCGAATAGAAAAGACAGAAATTATTGAAATGGCAATCCGTCATTTGAAGCACTTACAAAGTGAATGCGAACAAAAGGAGAACGAGTATCGTTTGGGATATACGGATTGTATGAAAGAAGCTGcaaaatttttatgtgatagcCAAATGCAGGAATTTTGCTACCGTATGCTAACACGTCTGCAAGAGCATTGTGACGAAACCCTTctgaaaa ATAACTATTCAAAAGGACGTTGCCATCCAGATAATATTAGCGCGACTAGTGATAGTCCACACAATGGATGCCATCCCACCCATTTGTCTCAACTACGTGATATTTTAGCATCTGACGTGGAGCATAGCAGTAGCATAGACCACAACGACATCAAAGATCTAAGTTTTCGCTGTTCTCATTCCCACCAAACTCCTTTGATAACATCAACAGCACCGCCATCACTTCATCACGATTCCAGCAATCATGATTTCGAATGGTCTCGAGAGCCACTTATACATAGTGAAACAGCAAATATGCACTCGCCGCCCCCAAACCCAAACAACTCTGATGACAACTTACTGATACAAGCGGCTCGTATGCGCAATTTTTCGGAATCATCCCACGATATAGAGCATAACAACAACTACAAGTACAAAAACCACATTAAAGAGCGATTCAACCAGGATCATCTGCACGATGAAACATCAAGTGAACACTGTACTCCTACGCATATCCAAAGTGATTTATCAGACCACTCGAAAGATGATATTGAGATTGAAAGTTCGATGGATAAAAAACGTAAAACTGAAAATGGTGAAGTTATACGTGTGCCAGCAGCCACAACAGCACCTAGCGAAATAAAGGAGCTTTCATTCAGTAACATTAAATCTGAACTGAGCAACAATAGTACAACACTTATCGTAACTGCAAAACATCCATTAATTCCTTCAACTCCCTTACCCAGTCGACCCTTTACTGTTCCTATATTTGCTCTACACGGTCAAGGTACCTACTACGTTCCACTGAACATAGATTACAATAGTCTGCGTCCATGTCTTAATGGAATTGATCTACTAGAGAAGAGTTGTGTACCAATGCCAGCCCTTCATCCAATCAATATAAATGTTGACTTTGCACCCGCAAGGCACcaaattaataaaactaaaattgaagCAAACGGAAATGGGTGGTAG
- the LOC129916893 gene encoding transcription factor cwo isoform X2 → MNSCLADLSRLIPPQYQRKGRGRIEKTEIIEMAIRHLKHLQSECEQKENEYRLGYTDCMKEAAKFLCDSQMQEFCYRMLTRLQEHCDETLLKNNYSKGRCHPDNISATSDSPHNGCHPTHLSQLRDILASDVEHSSSIDHNDIKDLSFRCSHSHQTPLITSTAPPSLHHDSSNHDFEWSREPLIHSETANMHSPPPNPNNSDDNLLIQAARMRNFSESSHDIEHNNNYKYKNHIKERFNQDHLHDETSSEHCTPTHIQSDLSDHSKDDIEIESSMDKKRKTENGEVIRVPAATTAPSEIKELSFSNIKSELSNNSTTLIVTAKHPLIPSTPLPSRPFTVPIFALHGQGTYYVPLNIDYNSLRPCLNGIDLLEKSCVPMPALHPININVDFAPARHQINKTKIEANGNGW, encoded by the exons ATGAATTCTTGTCTAGCTGATTTATCTCGACTTATTCCACCACAATATCAGCGAAAAGGTCGTGGCCGAATAGAAAAGACAGAAATTATTGAAATGGCAATCCGTCATTTGAAGCACTTACAAAGTGAATGCGAACAAAAGGAGAACGAGTATCGTTTGGGATATACGGATTGTATGAAAGAAGCTGcaaaatttttatgtgatagcCAAATGCAGGAATTTTGCTACCGTATGCTAACACGTCTGCAAGAGCATTGTGACGAAACCCTTctgaaaa ATAACTATTCAAAAGGACGTTGCCATCCAGATAATATTAGCGCGACTAGTGATAGTCCACACAATGGATGCCATCCCACCCATTTGTCTCAACTACGTGATATTTTAGCATCTGACGTGGAGCATAGCAGTAGCATAGACCACAACGACATCAAAGATCTAAGTTTTCGCTGTTCTCATTCCCACCAAACTCCTTTGATAACATCAACAGCACCGCCATCACTTCATCACGATTCCAGCAATCATGATTTCGAATGGTCTCGAGAGCCACTTATACATAGTGAAACAGCAAATATGCACTCGCCGCCCCCAAACCCAAACAACTCTGATGACAACTTACTGATACAAGCGGCTCGTATGCGCAATTTTTCGGAATCATCCCACGATATAGAGCATAACAACAACTACAAGTACAAAAACCACATTAAAGAGCGATTCAACCAGGATCATCTGCACGATGAAACATCAAGTGAACACTGTACTCCTACGCATATCCAAAGTGATTTATCAGACCACTCGAAAGATGATATTGAGATTGAAAGTTCGATGGATAAAAAACGTAAAACTGAAAATGGTGAAGTTATACGTGTGCCAGCAGCCACAACAGCACCTAGCGAAATAAAGGAGCTTTCATTCAGTAACATTAAATCTGAACTGAGCAACAATAGTACAACACTTATCGTAACTGCAAAACATCCATTAATTCCTTCAACTCCCTTACCCAGTCGACCCTTTACTGTTCCTATATTTGCTCTACACGGTCAAGGTACCTACTACGTTCCACTGAACATAGATTACAATAGTCTGCGTCCATGTCTTAATGGAATTGATCTACTAGAGAAGAGTTGTGTACCAATGCCAGCCCTTCATCCAATCAATATAAATGTTGACTTTGCACCCGCAAGGCACcaaattaataaaactaaaattgaagCAAACGGAAATGGGTGGTAG